In a genomic window of Candidatus Bathyarchaeota archaeon:
- a CDS encoding 30S ribosomal protein S3ae, with the protein MSTKPAAKTTKSAKHIRDKWRGKSWYMVVAPSFFGNIELGAIPAQEEQMLIGRVVEATLYDITGDFSHHYLKMFFQIIEIDGKSAKTVFKGHEYSRDFLRSLVRRRTTKVDGLFNIVTKDGYKLRVSVSALTLSRIKTSQEKIIRDMMEKTINEKAAALTLDQFVQEMVLGKIASDIYNQAKLVAPLRHVGIRKSKLVASPAAPTQRGAPASAPAPEPEPEPEPEEESVEA; encoded by the coding sequence TTGTCGACAAAACCAGCAGCAAAAACCACAAAATCTGCGAAGCACATACGTGATAAGTGGCGTGGCAAATCATGGTACATGGTAGTTGCGCCATCGTTCTTCGGTAACATAGAGTTAGGTGCGATACCTGCGCAAGAAGAACAAATGTTAATCGGCAGAGTCGTCGAAGCCACCCTCTATGACATAACAGGCGACTTCTCACATCATTACCTTAAAATGTTCTTCCAAATTATCGAGATTGACGGTAAAAGCGCAAAAACAGTCTTCAAAGGCCATGAGTACTCTCGTGACTTCCTCCGAAGCTTAGTTAGGCGCCGAACCACCAAGGTTGACGGGTTATTCAACATCGTCACCAAAGACGGCTACAAACTCCGTGTATCCGTCTCTGCTCTTACGCTGTCTCGAATAAAGACTTCACAGGAAAAAATTATCCGCGACATGATGGAGAAAACCATCAACGAAAAGGCAGCAGCCTTAACTCTCGACCAATTCGTTCAAGAAATGGTTCTAGGCAAAATTGCATCCGACATCTACAACCAAGCAAAACTCGTTGCTCCTCTACGACACGTCGGTATACGCAAATCAAAACTAGTCGCCTCCCCAGCAGCTCCAACTCAACGTGGAGCACCCGCATCTGCACCTGCACCCGAACCAGAGCCTGAACCTGAACCAGAAGAAGAATCCGTGGAAGCTTAA
- a CDS encoding molybdenum cofactor biosynthesis protein MoaE: MTDAGVHEKGTFSVQDTIDKIKKDPNYAKAGAICLFVGVVRRNTLEQEPVEKLTIEAYEEKANEVLQKISTELTEKPGIVNVQLHHLLGEFKVGDDLVYVAVAGSHRDQVFPVLREAVERYKSEVPIFKKEHLTSPEGAKKAYWVSEKEHHR, encoded by the coding sequence TTGACTGATGCAGGTGTACATGAGAAAGGAACTTTTAGCGTACAAGACACAATCGACAAAATCAAAAAAGACCCCAACTACGCTAAAGCCGGCGCAATCTGCTTGTTTGTGGGGGTAGTCCGCCGCAACACGCTTGAGCAGGAACCCGTAGAGAAACTCACCATCGAAGCCTACGAGGAAAAAGCCAATGAGGTTCTCCAAAAAATCAGCACCGAACTCACCGAGAAACCGGGCATCGTCAACGTCCAACTTCACCATCTCCTTGGCGAATTCAAAGTAGGCGACGACTTAGTCTACGTTGCAGTTGCAGGTTCACACCGTGACCAAGTGTTTCCTGTGCTTCGCGAAGCGGTGGAACGCTACAAATCTGAAGTACCCATCTTCAAAAAAGAGCATTTAACCTCGCCTGAAGGAGCCAAAAAAGCTTATTGGGTTTCAGAGAAAGAGCATCATCGGTGA
- the cofD gene encoding 2-phospho-L-lactate transferase, with protein sequence MKTLIVALAGGVGAARFLTGLTQHIQPKDLTVIANTGDDIKLFGLHISPDVDIVTYTLAGIVDETKGWGIRGDTFNCLGMLKKQGADTWFNLGDQDLATHIYRTNRLRQGASLTDVTSEVCNAYGVSVKVLPMSNDKFETHVTTPQGSMHFEEYFVKHQCSPEILSIDFVGAVTAKPSPGVLESILEADTVIVCPSNPIVSIGTILSVVGVRDALQRTNAKVVGVSPIVAGLPIKGPADKMLRGLGLEVSAFGVAQYYSDFLDGFVIDQRDANLQSRIEKLGIKVAVTNTIMASLQDKATLAKTVLALRDSLGN encoded by the coding sequence GTGAAAACGTTGATTGTGGCTCTCGCAGGCGGAGTAGGCGCAGCCCGATTCCTAACTGGCCTAACCCAGCATATTCAACCCAAAGACCTAACTGTGATAGCTAACACAGGAGATGACATCAAACTCTTCGGTTTGCACATCAGCCCCGACGTTGACATCGTCACCTACACCTTAGCAGGCATTGTTGATGAGACAAAGGGCTGGGGCATCCGCGGCGACACCTTCAACTGTCTTGGAATGCTCAAAAAACAGGGTGCCGATACATGGTTCAACCTCGGCGACCAAGACCTCGCCACACATATTTACCGCACAAACCGCCTCCGCCAAGGCGCCTCCCTAACTGACGTAACCTCCGAGGTGTGCAATGCGTACGGTGTGTCGGTTAAGGTTCTGCCGATGAGCAATGACAAATTCGAAACCCACGTAACCACGCCTCAGGGTTCGATGCATTTTGAAGAATACTTTGTAAAACACCAATGCAGTCCCGAAATCCTGAGCATAGATTTTGTAGGTGCAGTTACCGCTAAGCCTTCTCCAGGCGTGTTAGAGTCGATATTGGAGGCGGATACGGTGATTGTATGTCCCAGCAACCCCATCGTAAGCATAGGCACGATTCTTTCGGTTGTTGGTGTACGTGACGCCTTGCAGCGTACCAACGCCAAAGTGGTAGGGGTAAGCCCAATCGTTGCCGGTTTACCAATTAAGGGTCCCGCAGATAAGATGCTGCGTGGCTTGGGGCTGGAGGTTTCTGCGTTTGGCGTCGCCCAGTATTACTCTGATTTTCTTGACGGCTTTGTTATTGACCAACGAGATGCAAATTTGCAGAGTCGAATCGAAAAGTTGGGCATCAAAGTGGCAGTAACTAACACCATAATGGCTAGTTTGCAGGATAAGGCAACGTTAGCCAAAACGGTACTTGCTCTCCGAGACTCTTTGGGCAACTAA
- a CDS encoding DUF47 domain-containing protein, with translation MEKKSYDWFEQRRKTRGLELAHDQISKAFDTVTWLHKATKSFSEKNYVEAKKYIQNLYKAEEEVDALRTETFMELSKGAALVSDYREDLLHLVKRLDTLADHTKDAARCLEMLGDVEMPAELLKKTVFMTSKLVETAQTLRGSIEKISSNPSDAIKEAKAVGDIEHAIDEEYLNAKGLFVKYGANMNCGAMVIFDDLIEFIEQAADMCADTADYIEVLSSRE, from the coding sequence ATGGAGAAAAAAAGTTACGATTGGTTCGAGCAACGCCGCAAAACCCGTGGCTTAGAATTAGCTCATGATCAAATATCAAAAGCATTTGACACGGTAACGTGGCTGCATAAAGCAACCAAAAGCTTCTCAGAAAAGAACTATGTTGAAGCCAAAAAATATATTCAAAACCTCTACAAAGCCGAAGAGGAAGTAGATGCACTCCGAACAGAAACATTCATGGAGTTATCCAAAGGCGCCGCCTTAGTCTCTGACTACCGCGAAGACCTCTTGCACCTTGTTAAACGCTTAGACACCTTAGCAGATCACACTAAGGACGCAGCTCGATGTCTCGAAATGTTAGGCGACGTCGAGATGCCTGCAGAGCTCCTTAAGAAAACAGTTTTCATGACTTCCAAACTGGTGGAGACTGCACAGACCCTGCGGGGCAGCATCGAGAAAATCTCATCTAACCCCAGTGACGCCATAAAAGAAGCCAAAGCCGTCGGCGACATCGAGCATGCAATCGACGAAGAATACCTAAACGCCAAAGGCTTATTCGTTAAGTATGGCGCCAACATGAACTGCGGTGCAATGGTTATTTTTGATGACCTCATCGAGTTCATCGAGCAAGCAGCCGACATGTGTGCAGACACAGCCGACTACATTGAGGTTCTCTCCAGCAGAGAGTAA